In the Besnoitia besnoiti strain Bb-Ger1 chromosome XII, whole genome shotgun sequence genome, one interval contains:
- a CDS encoding hypothetical protein (encoded by transcript BESB_024390), whose protein sequence is MDGSSPRASALGSCEVRTPRPEQDAGVDLDERAAPENAVAFFEAAQSLIRLAATGAAAPADEALPWPPPTYVTPARSAAQILASAYAYASLPCPRLPIGCQPVDARLNGGLPAGMVVEVSGKAGSGKTQFALSLVAETVLRCHLDGGRQDRPASANSEPGPEDHSGALSASLRAPPPHAGRFPAPAELSAEAARPTAVFYIHTEGGFPVRRLYEIMKTRRDRLAQGHAPGTEASSKRGNRDPGRQVAMPYTKSLMQQVFMEEVATEEELWITLTHRLPRLFLSYRVALIVIDSIAAVFRLPASTAEPHSGPEASAAKKHVGLVDRATKLMRVGAVLRRFAGMHRCCCLVLNQVSDATSEDDELCKATCGGSSGCGAPAAAQAEAGPGPAADEISQTETAGAEPLGAWRPLSEGIDGQLVWSARQVTPGPILFGGEDPGVRPALGHTWSNCVDGRLMIHKMNSRYIPSLDDVSGSGEGEDSAASSLSGGALRCLRVVFASGVDNGHDIFFKIDASGVVDP, encoded by the coding sequence ATGGACGGCTCGTCACCGAGGGCCTCAGCCCTTGGTTCGTGCGAGGTTCGAACTCCACGCCCCGAACAGGACGCAGGGGTCGACCTCGATGAGCGCGCGGCTCCGGAGAACGCCGTCGCCTTTTTCGAGGCTGCTCAGTCGCTAATCAGACTCGCTGCCACaggggcggctgcgcccgcggatGAGGCCTTGCCATGGCCTCCTCCTACGTATGTGACTCCCGCCaggtcggcggcgcagatTCTTGCTTCTGCGTATGCGTACGCGAGCTTGCCCTGCCCCCGACTCCCGATTGGCTGTCAGCCCGTTGACGCGCGGCTGAATGGAGGCTTACCGGCAGGCATGGTGGTCGAAGTTTCAGGCAAGGCAGGGAGCGGAAAAACGCAGTTCGCGCTGTCGCTTGTCGCAGAGACTGTGCTTCGCTGCCACCTGGACGGAGGGCGACAGGATCGTCCAGCTTCGGCTAATAGTGAGCCTGGACCAGAAGATCACTCAGGTGCGCTCAGCGCCAGCCTGCGAGCCCCCCCTCCTCACGCAGGTCGATTTCCTGCCCCTGCAGAGctttctgcggaggcggcgaggcccaCTGCCGTGTTTTACATCCACACAGAAGGCGGCTTCCCAGTCAGACGTCTGTACGAGATCATGAAGACCCGGCGCGACAGACTCGCACAAGGCCATGCTCCCGGCACGGAGGCCTCTTCGAAAAGGGGCAACAGGGATCCTGGCCGCCAAGTAGCAATGCCGTACACCAAGTCACTCATGCAGCAGGTTTTTATGGAAGAAGTTGCGACTGAAGAGGAGCTCTGGATCACGTTGACTCATCGGCTGCCGAGGCTGTTTCTGTCCTACCGCGTGGCGCTCATCGTGATTGACTCCATCGCAGCCGTTTTCCGCCTGCCGGCTTCGACCGCGGAGCCGCACTCAGGCCCcgaggcctcggcggccaAAAAACACGTCGGGCTGGTGGATCGCGCCACCAAGCTCATGCGCGTTGGAGCCGTCCTGAGGAGATTCGCTGGGATGCACCGCTGTTGCTGCCTCGTTCTCAACCAGGTCAGCGACGCCACGTCCGAGGACGACGAACTCTGCAAAGCGacctgcggcggctccagcggctgcggcgctccagccgccgcgcaggcagaggcaggTCCCGGGCCCGCCGCAGATGAGATCAGCCAGACGGagaccgccggcgcggagccgctcgGCGCGTGGCGCCCTCTGTCTGAAGGGATCGACGGCCAACTTGTCTGGTCCGCCCGCCAGGTGACTCCCGGCCCGATTCTCTTTGGCGGGGAAGATCCAGGCGTCCGCCCGGCGCTGGGGCACACGTGGAGCAACTGCGTGGACGGCCGCTTGATGATTCATAAAATGAACTCACGCTATATCCCGTCTCTCGACGACGTTAGCGGTagcggggagggggaggactcagcggcgtcttcgctctcgggTGGCGCGCTCAGgtgtctgcgcgtcgtcttcgcctccggtGTTGACAACGGACACGACATCTTCTTCAAAATTGACGCCAGTGGCGTCGTCGACCCGTGA
- a CDS encoding kelch repeat-containing protein (encoded by transcript BESB_024400): protein MASSENSSYTKKDIGVLSPPSFCVTEVVQHDAAFKAFDCYAVAFVCGQVYCYGEKSEDSSKKEAVMIYDYQENIFKLSESDAFGDKKSRPNGREGATFVRRLPKKGVTDSALGVVTLFGGDNPTSGKTDRVWNFDPTDRSWSEVATGGASPTARSGHAACASEDLTKMYVSGGVDTQGVVKADVCVLNEEDVWDSLPTEGPATLPARCHHTMVAGSPPHSQKESLLVFGGDLTGSGSATNELWIYRSTQKKWAKVTDASGTPPRARMRHSASVAHNRMWICGGESRDWLGTTRFKDLYGYDLVLNYWFLCDVALAKPRDELLSVVFGPIAISPSTRSVLIFGKSIEPHGTSQSRVWRATPLCTYASLTQVTNHSRSIHSVLRDVLTSNEQASETLSRANTVMLRVQEQVDTLVKHVKTTAERLEVHKKSAVEVGDPIKAAQDDLLTRTDELERSVSILPVFEERLAAIEGRIEDIKAQLKKKASKTAVAILQQSLHINKKKKNGSSSSDDSGSSSGDDSGSSSD, encoded by the coding sequence ATGGCGTCGTCAGAAAATAGCAGCTACACCAAGAAGGACATTGGGGTGTTGTCGCCGCCGAGCTTCTGCGTCACGGAGGTCGTTCAACATGACGCGGCGTTCAAGGCGTTTGACTGCTACGCAGTCGCGTTTGTCTGCGGCCAGGTGTACTGCTACGGCGAGAAAAGCGAGGACTCTAGCAAGAAGGAGGCAGTGATGATTTACGACTACCAGGAAAACATTTTCAAGCTCTCCGAGTCTGACGCTTTCGGCGACAAGAAGAGCCGCCCCAacgggcgcgaaggcgcgaccTTTGTTCGGCGCCTGCCGAAGAAAGGCGTCACAGACTCTGCGTTGGGCGTCGTGACCCTCTTTGGAGGCGACAACCCCACGTCGGGGAAGACAGATCGCGTGTGGAATTTCGATCCGACTGACCGGTCCTGGAGCGAAGTCGCgacaggcggcgccagcccgACTGCGCGCTCAGGCCACGCGGCATGCGCGAGTGAAGACCTCACGAAGATGTACGTTTCTGGCGGGGTAGACACGCAGGGCGTTGTCAAGGCAGACGTGTGCGTTCTCAACGAAGAGGACGTGTGGGATTCGCTGCCGACCGAGGGCCCGGCGACGCTGCCCGCGCGCTGTCACCACACCATGGTTGCGGGGAGTCCGCCGCACTCGCAGAAGGAATCGCTTTTGGTCTTTGGAGGCGACTTGACGGGGAGCGGGTCGGCGACTAACGAGCTGTGGATCTACCGCTCCACTCAGAAAAAGTGGGCAAAGGTGACTGACGCGAGCGGGAcgcccccgcgggcgcgcatgAGGCACTCGGCGTCCGTTGCGCACAACCGCATGTGGATTtgcggcggcgagtcgcgcgACTGGCTGGGCACGACGCGATTCAAGGATCTCTACGGGTACGACCTCGTGCTCAACTACTGGTTCCTCTGCGAcgtcgcgctcgcgaagccgcgcgacgagctcctctccgtcgtgtTTGGTCCAATCGCCATTTCGCCGTCGACCCGCTCGGTGCTGATTTTCGGGAAGAGCATTGAGCCACACGGCACGTCGCAGTCCAGGGTGTGGCGGGCGACTCCGCTGTGCACGTACGCCTCGCTTACTCAAGTGACGAACCACAGCCGCAGCATCCACTCGGTACTGCGAGACGTGTTGACTTCCAACGAACAAGCCAGCGAGACGCTCTCCCGAGCTAACACAGTCATGCTCCGCGTTCAGGAGCAAGTTGACACGCTGGTCAAGCACGTAAAGACAACGGCTGAGCGCTTGGAAGTCCACAAAAAATCGGCTGTCGAAGTTGGCGACCCCATCAAAGCCGCGCAGGACGACTTGCTGACGCGCACAGACGAACTGGAGCGCAGCGTGAGCATCCTCCCTGTCTTCGAAGAGCGTCTGGCCGCCATCGAGGGACGCATCGAGGACATCAAGGCccagctgaagaagaaagcctCGAAAACCGCCGTAGCCATCCTACAGCAGTCTCTGCACATaaacaagaaaaagaagaacgGGTCTTCGTCGAGCGACGACTCCGGAAGCAGCTccggcgacgacagcggcaGCTCTTCAGACTGA
- a CDS encoding hypothetical protein (encoded by transcript BESB_024410) gives MDLFRQVDEFLMEEDEEGDPPPLFPQMKAARAFPPGASSPSSPSLSLPREDARPPSGAQNPRGGASPASRSFDAAHPEASSPSSASDSQQSFGLGALAARATGSWMASQGPSARGDASADEAAPEETPKKVSWVNFTSSVTAAVAERLQQCGKEDAEDADSAENTPKNSWMNLTGVTAAVAERVAAAASRAAPAAAAAAPVASEGVKWGMGVLKDTFSSLQKELLSVEDPEEEAGAPRLSLSPQDPAPSERGERGGAFAGKEDEEGVAASASPMCDNDALDFTDEQDDRYSLLDAEVERVAPRLQDARACMRTPTVERDFLASLQARGEEFEQARGRGGGPAAPLPAVQAAKGHAQVYSPASRSPQSAVEAAAAAAARAAAALSAHFGRFSELEEEIERDEREGPFPRLHGEADRGEEVLQRGPVEQLRRGSDSAREEDHGGAHAADDEPATAWDVHFSFAGEEARRGAFEEGNGDWRLGAKREEAPEGKTLARPQAEDEKHVARQGEFCGGAPSDRAHDEAEIPAAPRLAEAECSPSVAAAPLSLPLASALPRADEVDLAAPVSRSLSPGLPPASGSPPSLSLTPSSRGPRELAEAPRPASPAAESASGEAPESAARGDERVGEEERERDVEGGDCSVRSWETLDSVVLSPLNSAYTGQTHSSNAQSAHSLLSSSSPTAEDGQAAPPPREGEEAGLRASADAGSPRVEGAASPQGAQSFSSSAASSSPFATYSACYPSPASAHTDARSLRGAERLSLPAAASLCSSSSSGSSSLLPLSSISPSSALSAGAGAIGASLSLQPRAFAPSPSIEGPASPPDATERPTRSEPPVFSSAEVPGACAAELGTAAARPADAAPADPAGDSGGAECMQFSEVSRGDDRACREEGEREGAESAEGLTAALSADAGVMPAHGASLEAAALPEGSTSGGGGNAWEEDQDFEEEDASRDSGEANRSEASGNAEEPRDAPSKSLEGPALKPYQADPVAACCSPPPSRSSQSRLDLVIDQDALLRAAAAAVVSAGTEESELASRDGSGHSTRRGVRTVPGSQGLKRREDAARRQQTRASWIENRVAGLSQGDSQGPLKFETDSGAGSGPGSGQPTPSMYARLQKQIRQKETYAAELLASLEAERRESGELREALGRERDAQAAQAAQWKDVARKREEDLEELLRSHATQLAAAAAHAEAREQALRKQVERLSAEEKRRREAAEEEDDEDFSRRLHELLEEERRNLKAQLEVETQLHDRKRHEYEKSLARRASEAEELRARLSEKEAEATHATRKAQELHAQLSDFREQLERTAKELEATDGLRRACEAQLDSSKQEAATLRDRLAECKDELEEIKRESETRLGGRAEYEEELAKNKAELAAAQAQLAALAGSAEKERDELLTQLIQERENREEEAEVLRQTRTKLTEMQTTLDTQAQALQAEADHRGDLERALQAREKEAEEASLALHEATERIAELSTQAHDEREAQRGEHAELQARVRFLEGREAELQAELEAVGSQRSRELEEQTLQQETLQTRLQEAQRQAEELRASLAAEEERHTAEIADLQRRHALECERLSSELLTASAATSSWQEAQAKREAEKREAEREREASLAAHEATKEELHQLSQQYAALATELFRKQQELDELKSAAPRAGPPASLGASRDSAADRGLESHGGSVFRAETARASREEDEERRQCLAELLAAQAENSRLDKALKNFQAHLEEASEARLRLQATVEELEANKQLADATNARLQAELEAALRASLEAAAAESGGAAAGAAGREELRALQSALAAREQQVALLTSERNALSKRLQMKTLGLAEPCSPKKREKAREVEIQDLEAGAAESGREEPDEAASDARGGRRGGAGAPRNEGGETLLLAAARCAGRATRKVKLYARALWSDLHTGGAAGQGKPWQSLDRPFRDFSRVLVDSGAHRFGFFVYFMLIHILFLFRIFFPPVSAGPCAPAETPSAPSPL, from the exons ATGGACCTGTTCCGCCAGGTCGACGAGTTCCTGatggaggaggacgaggaaggcgacccgcctcctctgtttccgcagatgaaggcggcgcgcgccttcccgcctggcgcctcttcgccttcatcgccttcgctctcgttGCCTCGTGAggacgcgcggccgccctcaGGCGCACAAAAcccacgaggaggcgcctcgccggcgtcacGGTCCTTCGACGCGGCGCACCCAgaggcctcttcgccttcttcggccTCTGACTCTCAGCAGAGCTTCGGACTCGGCGCGCTggcagcgcgggcgaccgGCAGCTGGATGGCGAGCCAGGGGCCttcagcgcgcggagacgcgagcgcggacgaggctgcgccggaggagacgccgaagaaggtTTCCTGGGTGAACTTCACCTCCAGCGTCACagctgcggtcgcggagcGTCTCCAGCAAtgcggaaaagaagacgcggaggacgccgactCGGCTGAAAACACGCCAAAAAACTCGTGGATGAACCTTACCGGCGTCAccgcggctgtcgcagagcgcgtcgccgccgccgcgagccgtgcggctcctgcggccgctgccgcggctccgGTCGCCTCAGAAG GCGTGAAGTGGGGCATGGGAGTTCTGAAGGACAccttctcgtctctgcaAAAGGAGCTCCTCTCCGTGGAAGAtcccgaggaggaggcgggcgcgccgcggctttcgctgtcgcctcaggACCCCGCCCCCAgtgagcgcggcgagcgaggaggggcTTTCGCTggaaaagaagacgaagaaggcgtggcggcgtccgcgagtcCGATGTGTGACAACGACGCGCTGGACTTCACCGATGAACAGGATGACCGCTACAGCCTGCTGGACGCCGAAGTTGAGCGAGTGGCTCCAAGGctgcaggacgcgcgcgcgtgcatgcgcaccCCCACGGTTGAGAGAGACTTCCTTGCGAGTCTGCAGGCCCGGGGGGAAGAGTTCGAACAggcccgcgggcgagggggaggccctgcggcgccgctgccggcggttCAGGCTGCGAAGGGACACGCGCAGGTTTACTCGCCTGCAAGCAGATCCCCACAATCCGCcgtggaggctgcggcggctgcagcagctcgagcggccgcggccctTTCTGCGCACTTCGGGCGGTTTTCGGAGCTAGAAGAAGAGATCGAGAGGGACGAGCGAGAAGGGCCATTTCCGCGGCTGcacggagaggcagacagaggagaggaggtgTTGCAGAGGGGGCCAgtcgagcagctgcgccgcggttcagacagcgcgcgcgaggaagaccaTGGCGGTGCccacgccgcagacgacgagccTGCCACGGCGTGGGATGTTCACTTCTCGttcgcgggcgaggaagcgcggaggGGCGCCTTTGAGGAGGGGAACGGCGACTGGCGTCtcggagcgaagagagaagaagcgccggAAGGGaagacgctcgcgcggccccaggcggaggacgagaaaCACGTGGCGCGGCAAGGAGagttctgcggcggcgcgccgagcgaccgcgcgcacgacgaggccgagatcccggctgcgccgcgactcgCAGAAGCGGAATGTAGtccctccgtcgccgccgcgcctctctctctccctctcgcttctgctcttcctcgcgccgacGAAGTGGATCTTGCCGCGCCGGTATCGCGCTCGCTTTCGCCTGggctgccgcctgcctccggGTCTCCGCCCTCACTCAGCCTGACACCTTCGTCTCGCGGGCCGCGggagctcgcggaggcgccgcgtccagcgtcgcccgccgccgagtcTGCGTCAGGGGAGGCGCCTGAaagcgcggcgcgtggagaCGAGCGCgtgggagaggaggagagagagagagacgtcgAGGGGGGAGACTGTTCGGTGCGGAGCTGGGAGACGCTCGACTCTGTCGTGCTGTCCCCCTTGAACAGCGCGTACACCGGTCAGACTCACAGCAGCAACGCGCAGAGCGCCCAcagtctcctctcctcgtcctcgcccacggcggaggacgggcaggccgcccctcctccgcgcgagggagaagaagcggggctgcgcgccagcgcggacgcggggTCTCCTCGCGTGGAGGGAGCCGCGAGTCCGCAGGGCGCCCAgagcttttcttcttccgcggcctcctcgtcgccctttgCGACCTACTCGGCTTGCTACCCTtcgccggcctcggcgcACACCGACGCGCGatcgctgcgaggcgccgagcgactctcgctgccagccgcggcctcgctctgttcgagctcctcctcggggtcttcttcgctcttgCCGTTATCCTCGATAtcgccgtcttctgcgctgtccgctggggcgggcgcgatcggggcgtcgctctctctgcagccgcgcgccttcgcgccctcgccgtccaTCGAGGGGCCTGCGAGCCCGCCAGACGCGACGGAGCGACCGACCCGGTCGGAGCCGCctgtcttctcctccgcggaaGTTCCTGGTGCATGTGCAGCTGAACTTGGCACGGCGGCAGCCCGCCCAGCGgatgccgcgccggcggatcCCGCAGGAGACTCAGGGGGGGCGGAGTGCATGCAGTTCTCCGAGGTCTCGCGGGGTGACgaccgcgcctgccgcgaggaaggcgagcgcgagggcgccgagtCCGCAGAGGGCCTCACGGCGGCGCTGAGCGCCGACGCTGGCGTGATGCCGGCGCACGGAGCGAgcctggaggccgcggcgctgccggaaGGCAGCACgagcgggggaggaggcaACGCGTGGGAAGAAGACCAGGACTTCGAGGAGGAGGATgccagcagagacagcggagaggcgaacagaagcgaagcgagcggcaacgcagaagagccgcgcgacgccccGTCCAAGAGCCTAGAAGGCCCCGCTCTGAAGCCGTATCAGGCCGACCCTGTCGCGGCTTGTTgctctcctcccccctcgcgGTCGTCTCAGTCCAGGCTCGACCTCGTCATCGATCAAGACGCACTGctacgcgccgcggccgcagctgtcGTCTCCGCGGGGACTGAGGAAAGCGAACTCGCAAGccgagacggcagcggcCACAGCACGAGgcgcggtgtacgtacagtgCCTGGGAGCCAGGggctgaagcgccgcgaggacgccgcgcggagacaacagacgcgcgcctcctggaTAGAGAACCGGGTCGCAGGGCTGTCGCAGGGAGATTCCCAAGGCCCACTCAAATTCG AGACAGATAGCGGCGCGGGGAGCGGACCCGGCAGCGGTCAGCCGACGCCGTCGATGTatgcgcggctgcagaagcagaTTCGCCAGAAGGAGACCTacgcggcggagctcctcgcgtctctcgaagctgagcggcgagagagcggcgagctgcgcgaggccctcggccgcgagcgcgacgcgcaggccgcgcaggccgcgcagtGGAAGGACgtggcgaggaagcgcgaggaagacctAGAGGAACTCCTGAGGAGCCACGcgacgcagctggcggccgcggctgcgcatgcagaggcgcgggagcAGGCGCTTCGCAAGCAAGTTGAGCGGCTAAGCgccgaagagaagaggcgccgggaggccgcggaggaggaggacgacgaggacttCAGCCGACGGCTGCATGAGCTGCTTGAAGAGGAACGGCGGAATTTGAAGGCACAGCTCGAAGTCGAGACGCAGCTCCATGACCGCAAGCGCCACGAATACGAaaagagcctcgcgcgccgcgcgagtgaggcggaggagctgcgcgcgcgcctcagcgagaaggaggcggaggcgacacaTGCGACTCGCAAAGCGCAGGAGCTACACGCGCAGCTGAGCGATTTCCGCGAACAGCTCGAGAGAACGGcgaaggagctcgaggcgACCGATGgcctgcgacgcgcctgcgaggcgcaaCTCGACAGCAGCAAGCAAGAGGCCGCCACGCTCCGCGACAGGCTCGCCGAATGCAAAGACGAGCTCGAGGAGATtaagagagaaagcgaaacgcggctcggcggccgcgcagagtaCGAAGAAGAACTCGCGAAAAACAAGGCGGagctcgcagcggcgcaggcgcagcttgcggccctcgccggctccgcggagaaagagagagacgaactCTTGACGCAGTTAATtcaggagagagaaaacagagaagaagaagcggaggtgctgaggcagacgcggacgaaACTTACCGAGATGCAAACGACGCTCGACACGCAAGCACAGGCGCTCCAG GCAGAAGCTGACCACCGCGGAGACCTGGAGCGTGCGTTGcaagcgagggagaaggaggcagaagaagccaG TTTGGCTCTCCacgaggcgacagagcgaATCGCCGAGTTGTCGACGCAAGCTcacgacgagcgcgaggcgcagcgcggcgagcacgcTGAGCTGCAGGCCCGGGTTCGCTTTCTTGAG GGACGCGAGgccgagctgcaggcggagctcgaggcggTTGGAAGCCAACGAAGCCGCGAGCTGGAAgagcagacgctgcagcaggag ACTCTTCAGACTCGGctccaggaggcgcagcgccaagCGGAGGAgcttcgcgcgtctctggcggCCGAGGAAGAAAGGCACACTGCCGAAATCGCAGatctgcagcgacgccacGCACTG GAATGTGAGCGTCTGTCGTCAGAACTCCTcacggcctccgcggcgacaaGCAGCtggcaggaggcgcaggcgaagcgcgaagCCGAGAAGCGGGAAgctgagcgcgagcgcgaggcctccctcgcggcgcacgaAGCGACCAAAGAGGAACTTCACCAACTCTCGCAGCAGTACGCGGCG CTCGCTACAGAGCTCTTCCGGAAGCAGCAGGAGCTCGACGAGCTGAAaagcgctgcgccgcgcgcgggtccGCCAGCGTCGTTGGGAGCCTCACGCGACTCGGCGGCTGACCGCGGCTTGGAGAGCCACGGAGGAagcgtcttccgcgcagaaacggcgcgagcgagcaggGAGGAGGATGAAGAGCGCCGGCAGTGCCTCGccgagctgctggcggcgcaggcggagaatAGTCGCCTCGACAAGGCGCTGAA GAATTTCCAAGCGCACTtagaagaggcgagcgaggcgcgcctcaggctgcaggcgaccgtcgaggagctcgaggcgaACAAGCAGCTCGCAGACGCGACGAATGCGCGACTCCAA gcgGAGTTggaagcggcgctgcgggcctCCTTagaggctgccgccgcggagtccggcggggcggctgcgggcgcggctgggcgTGAGGAacttcgcgcgctgcagagtgcgttggcggcgcgcgagcagcaaGTGGCGCTGTTGACTTCGGAGCGAAACGCGCTGAGCAAGCGGCTGCAGATGAAGACGTTGGGACTGGCGGAGCCATGCTCGCCGAAGAAGCGGGAGAAGGCCCGCGAGGTTGAGATCCAGGACttggaggcgggcgccgcggagtcggggcgcgaggagcccgacgaggcggcgagcgacgcccgcgggggGCGTCGGGGCGGAGCCGGTGCGCCGCGGAACGAAGGTGGGGAgacgcttctcctcgcggctgcgcggtgtgcagggcgcgcgacgcgcaaaGTGAAGCTCTACGCGAGGGCGCTGTGGAGCGACTTGCAcacgggcggcgccgcgggtcaGGGGAAGCCGTGGCAGAGCCTTGACCGACCCTTCAG GGACTTCAGCCGCGTGTTGGTGGACAGCGGAGCTCACCGCTTTGGGTTTTTCGTGTACTTTATGCTGATTCACATATTGTTTTTATTCCGTATTTTCTTTCCccccgtctccgcggggccgtgcgcgccggcggagacgccgagtgcgccgtctcctctgtgA